CGCCTGTCCGGGAGCATCGCCGCCCGCCCAAACGGGGGCAATGACGAACAGCTTGTCCTCCAGCCCGTCGAACACCAGCAGCACGGTCGGGCGCACGAACAGCATGTCGGGCAGACCGATGCCCTTTCCGGCAGCGCGCGGCAGGCTTTCAACCAGGGCTATAGTCTCGTAGCCGAAATAGCCGACAAGGCAGGCGAGGGCGGGCGGCAGGCCATCGGGCACATCGATGCGGCATTCGGCGGCAAGCGTGCGCAATTCCGCCAGGCCGTCAGCGGCCAGCGGTACGAAGCTATCCCGATCCGATTGCCAGTCGCGGTTGATTTCGGCTGCCGCACCGGAGGCGCGGAAGACGAGGTCCGGGTCGAGGCCGATGAGGCTGTAGCGCCCCCGGATCGCCCCGCCTTCGACCGATTCCAGCAGGAAATCGCCGCGCTTTTCGACCATCAGCTTCGCCGCTAGCCCGACCGGCGTTTCTGTATCGGCGACGATTTCGCGCCACACCAGCGCCGGGCGCGACGCAGCGAGCTCCGCCAGCGCCTCGGGCGCGCCGTTCAGCGCGGCGGAGGTCAATTGCCGGCGTTCTGGCCGAGGAGCTGCGCGCGCAGGGCGCTAATCGCATCCTCGTTGCGCTCGACGCCGACATCTTCGCGTGCGGCCGTGCGGAACTGCGCAGCCAGCTCGTCGCCCAGCACGGTGGCGAGCTGCTGGCGGAAGGCCGCCTCGCGTTCCGGCGACAGGTCTTCGCCCGGCGTCACGTCGGTGAGGTTGATGACCAGCCAGCCTTCACCGCCGCGCTCCTCGAGCTTCTTGGCGGTGCCGCGCGCCATGGAGAACATGAGCGCGAGTTCCGGCCCGACCTTCTGTTCGCGGGCCATCTGGGTCAGCTGCTCGCGTGTCATGGAGATACGGCGCGGTGCGGGCAGGCTGGCGTCCAACGCGCGCACCGCATCGGCCAGGGACGCGCCGCCGTCGATCCGCTTGAGGATGGCATTGGCGACTTCGCGTGCCTTTGCCTGGCCCTGGTCCAGCTTCCAGCGGGCGATAACCTCGTCACGCACTTCGGCAAGCGGCGGCGCGCTCGATTCGGTGACATCGGCGACGTCGAACAGCAGGAAGGTCGTTCCCGCCTCGATCTCGCCGATTTGCGGTTCGTTGGTGTCCATGTCGAATGCGGTGCGGATTGCGGGGGCGATGACTTCGGGCGCGGTCTCGTCAGTGCCGTAAACGCGGCCCTCGATCGTGATCGGGCGAGTGGTGGATATTTCGATCCCCAGCGTTTCGGCGATCTCGCGGATGTTGCTGCCGTTGTCGATCTCGTCCTCGATCGAGGAGGCCATCTGGATCAGCGCCTCGCGCCGCTGTTCGGCGGCCAGCTGCTCGCTGATCTCGCCGCGCGCTTCCGCGATGCTGCGGGCGGGGATGTCGCGGATGTTGTCGACCCGCACGACATAGTAGCCCAGCGGACCGCGGGCCACGGCGGCAACCTGCCCGGAACCGGCCGCAAAAACCGCTTCGGCGACGGCTTCGGATGTCTGCTCGGCATAGGCCTCTTCATCGACCGGACCGACTTCGGCGGTGGCGAGGCCTTTGCCGGAAGCCGACTGTGCCAGCGAGGTGCCGCTATTGACTTCGCGCACGATGGCGTCGGCCGCAGCGCGGGTCGGAACCACGAGCTGCGTCACGGTCCGCTGCTCCGAAGCGGCATACTGGGCGGCATCGCGGCGGTAGCGCGCGGCGATCTGCTGGTTGGTCGGGGCGGGAAGCTCGCCCAGGGTGGCATCGCCGAAAGTGGCATAGCGCACCACGCGGCGTTCGGGGCGGACCCATTCGCTGCGGTTGTCGGCGTAATACTTGCTCAGCGTCTCGGCGCTCGGCCCGGCGGCTGGCGCATAGCTGGTGGCGGGCACGCTCAGCACTTGTGCGGTGCGCGTCTCGCTGAAGATCGCGGCGTAGCGATCCGAAATCCCCTTGGGCATCTGCGCGCCGAAGGCCACCGGATTGAGGACCTGGCGCAGCAGCAGCGTGTCGGCGATGTCGGAGCGGACCTGCGCATCGCTCAGCCCCTGCTGCTGGAGGATCGCGGAATAGGCCTCGGCACTGAAATTGCCGTCGGCACCCTTGAACGCGTCGATATTGCCGATTTCGCTGTCCACCAGCCGGCGGCCGGCTTCGAAGCCGTATTTTTCCGCGAACTGCGAGATCGCGAAGCGGTCGAACTGCGATTCCAGCAGCGCCTCGAACTCGCCGCTGCTGATGAATTCTTCCATCGTCAGCTCGGGGTTCTGGCGCCGCAGAGCGTTGACCCGGTTGCGCACGATCGCATCCATCTCGCCAGTGCCGATCTTGCGGTCGCCGACCACGGCCACACGGTTGCCGCCGGCCACCCCGCCGAACGTCGCCGATCCGGACACGTCGGCACTGGCGAAGGCGAGGGCGATGAGCCCCAGGAAGCCCAGCGTGATCGCAAGCCCGATCTTGGAACTGAAGAATTTGCGGAAACCTTGCATCATGACCGTGAGAAATCCCGTCTGCGGCGCATTCCGCGGGCATCATCGCCAGTCGGAGCGCCGGAAATCTGGCGCGCTATTATCTGCCTTGCGGCAGTCCCGCAACAGGTCCGCGCCAGTTTGCCGGAATGTGGATAAAGCGGCTTTGACAAACGCTGAATGGTCGCCATAGCAGGGCGCAAACTCAGCCCCGCCTTCGGGGCCGCTCAAATATACCCAAGGAAAACGATGTCGGAACGCCCTTATATCGTCGGCAACTGGAAGATGCATGGCACCCGCGCCATGCTGGCCGAAGCGCGCGCGATCGACCGCGCGGCAGAACGCCTGATGCGCACCGAAGTCGCGATCGCACCGCCGTTCACGCTGATTCATGCCGTGCGCAAGGAAGCGAACCTGATCGCCGTGGGCGGCCAGGATTGCCACCCGGAAGAAAGCGGCGCCCACACGGGTGACGTGTCGGCTTCCATGGTCAAGGACGCCGGCGCCAGCTTCGTCATACTGGGCCATAGCGAACGGCGCCAGAACCACGGCGAGGACAATGCGCTGGTGAAGCGCAAGATGGCCGCCGCCTTCGACGTCGGGCTCAACGTCATCCTGTGCGTGGGCGAAACCGCCGAGGAACGCGACGCCGGCAAGGCGGAGGCTGCGGTCTTCCGCCAGCTGGAAGAATCGCTGGTCGAGGTGGATACGATCCCGGAACGCCTGACGGTCGCCTATGAACCGGTCTGGGCCATCGGCACCGGCCGGAGCGCTTCGGTCGAGGAAATCGGCGCCATGCACTCCGCCCTGCGCGGCCGCATGGGCGAACTCCTCGGCATGGGCGGCGAAGGCGTGCGGATCATCTACGGCGGATCGGTCAATGCCGACAACATCACCGAAATTCTTGGCGTGGACGATGTCGACGGCGCGCTCGTCGGCGGTGCGAGCCTGACGGCGGAGAGCTTCCTCGGCATCATCATCGCGGCCGCATCGCCCGACGGCGACGGCTGAGGCTACTTCGCCGGCAGGCCTTGCTTGAAAGCGCGGGCGTGCCCAGCTAAGGGCGCAGCCGAGCGGGCCTGCCTGCAGGCAGCAGGCGCCCAGACAGACATTCGACCACCGGAAACCGCACAATGTTCACCTTCCTGACTGTCCTCCAGGCTATCGTGGCCGCATCGCTTGTCGTGGTGATCCTGATGCAGCGTTCGGAAGGTGGCGGCCTCGGCATGGGCGGCAATCCGTCGGGCCTGATGTCGGCCCGCGGTGCAGCGGACTTCCTGACCCGCGCAACCAAGTGGCTGGCGATAACCTTCGTGGGCCTGACGATCGTGCTGGCGGCAATCGCGGTGGAAACCACTGGCGGCAATGCACCGGAGATCGACACGTCGCTCGATCGTTCGGTCGACCGGCAGGCGGATCCGGTACCGGGAGATCCGGGCCTCGACGGCGAAGAGCCGGTCGATTCGACGCCTGCGCCGAACGACGATCCGCTGGGCGACCTGCTGAATTGATCCGTCTTGCGGGCAGGGCAATCGCCCGCCCGGCAAATTTTGTGCGGACAAGCGCTTTGAGCGCTTGCGCCGAATCCCACCCCATGCGTAAGGCTCGGCTCCCATGGCGCGGTATATTTTCATCACCGGCGGCGTGGTCTCCTCGCTCGGCAAAGGTCTCATGGCGGCAAGCCTCGGTGCGCTGCTGCAGGCGCGCGGCTTCAAGGTCCGCATTCGCAAGTTCGACCCGTATCTCAATGTCGATCCGGGGACGATGAGCCCCTACCAGCACGGCGAAGTCTACGTAACGGACGACGGGGCGGAGACCGACCTCGACCTTGGCCATTACGAGCGTTTCACCGGCGTATCCGCGCGGCAGGCGGACAACATCACTTCCGGGCGCGTGTACCAGCAGATCATCGCCAAGGAACGCCGCGGCGACTATCTCGGCGCGACGGTCCAGGTGATCCCGCACGTGACGGACGAGATCAAGAATTTCGCCCTGCACGACGATGACGACCACGATTTCATCCTGTGCGAAATCGGCGGCACGGTCGGCGATATCGAGAGCTTGCCGTTCATCGAGGCGATCCGCCAACTGCGCAACGAGCTGGGTCCGGACAAGACCGCGCTGATCCACGTAACGCTGGTGCCGTACATCTCGGCCGCAGGCGAGCTGAAAACCAAGCCTACCCAGCACTCTGTACGCGAGCTCACCAGCCTGGGCGTGCAGCCCGACGTGCTGCTGTGCCGCTGCGAGCACGAACTGCCGGAGAACGAGCGGCGCAAGATCGCGCAGTTCTGCAACGTGCGCCCCTCCGCCGTCATTCAGGCGCTCGATGCGCCGAGCATCTACGCGGTGCCCCTGCAATATCACCGCGAAGGGCTCGACGACGAGGTCCTCAAGCATTTCGGCATCGACGCGCCTCAACCTGACCTCACCGTCTGGAACGATGTGGTCGACCGCTTTGCCAATCCCGAAGGCGAGGTCACGATCGGTGTGGTCGGCAAGTATGTCGGCCTGCCGGATGCCTACAAGTCGCTCAACGAGGCGCTGATCCACGGCGGGATGAAGCACCGCGTCAAGGTCCACATCAAGTGGATCGATGCGGAGATGTTCGAAGACGAAGACGCCGATCTCGCCGCGAAACTGGAGCCGCTGCACGCGATCCTGGTGCCGGGCGGTTTCGGCGAGCGTGGGTCCGAGGGCAAGATTGCCAGCGTCCGCTTCGCGCGGGAGCGCAAGGTGCCGTTCCTCGGCATCTGCCTCGGCATGCAGATGGCCTGTATCGAAGGGGCCCGTAACACGGCCGGCGTGGCTGCCGCTTCTTCCACCGAATTCGGCCATACTCCGGAACCGGTGGTGGGCATCATCACCGAATGGATGAGCGAGGAAGGCCTCCAGCAGCGTGACGCCGACACCGATCTGGGTGGCACGATGCGCTTGGGTGCTTACGATGCGAAGCTTTCCGCCAACAGCCACGTGTCACGGATCTACGGCGGTGAAACCACGATCAGCGAGCGGCACCGCCACCGTTACGAGGTGAACGCCGCCTATATCGAGCAACTCGAACGCGGTGGCCTGGTATTCTCAGGCATGTCGCCGGACGGCCTGCTCCCGGAAATCGTCGAGCGCCCCGA
This sequence is a window from Alteriqipengyuania flavescens. Protein-coding genes within it:
- a CDS encoding peptidylprolyl isomerase, whose translation is MMQGFRKFFSSKIGLAITLGFLGLIALAFASADVSGSATFGGVAGGNRVAVVGDRKIGTGEMDAIVRNRVNALRRQNPELTMEEFISSGEFEALLESQFDRFAISQFAEKYGFEAGRRLVDSEIGNIDAFKGADGNFSAEAYSAILQQQGLSDAQVRSDIADTLLLRQVLNPVAFGAQMPKGISDRYAAIFSETRTAQVLSVPATSYAPAAGPSAETLSKYYADNRSEWVRPERRVVRYATFGDATLGELPAPTNQQIAARYRRDAAQYAASEQRTVTQLVVPTRAAADAIVREVNSGTSLAQSASGKGLATAEVGPVDEEAYAEQTSEAVAEAVFAAGSGQVAAVARGPLGYYVVRVDNIRDIPARSIAEARGEISEQLAAEQRREALIQMASSIEDEIDNGSNIREIAETLGIEISTTRPITIEGRVYGTDETAPEVIAPAIRTAFDMDTNEPQIGEIEAGTTFLLFDVADVTESSAPPLAEVRDEVIARWKLDQGQAKAREVANAILKRIDGGASLADAVRALDASLPAPRRISMTREQLTQMAREQKVGPELALMFSMARGTAKKLEERGGEGWLVINLTDVTPGEDLSPEREAAFRQQLATVLGDELAAQFRTAAREDVGVERNEDAISALRAQLLGQNAGN
- the secG gene encoding preprotein translocase subunit SecG — translated: MFTFLTVLQAIVAASLVVVILMQRSEGGGLGMGGNPSGLMSARGAADFLTRATKWLAITFVGLTIVLAAIAVETTGGNAPEIDTSLDRSVDRQADPVPGDPGLDGEEPVDSTPAPNDDPLGDLLN
- the tpiA gene encoding triose-phosphate isomerase — translated: MSERPYIVGNWKMHGTRAMLAEARAIDRAAERLMRTEVAIAPPFTLIHAVRKEANLIAVGGQDCHPEESGAHTGDVSASMVKDAGASFVILGHSERRQNHGEDNALVKRKMAAAFDVGLNVILCVGETAEERDAGKAEAAVFRQLEESLVEVDTIPERLTVAYEPVWAIGTGRSASVEEIGAMHSALRGRMGELLGMGGEGVRIIYGGSVNADNITEILGVDDVDGALVGGASLTAESFLGIIIAAASPDGDG
- a CDS encoding CTP synthase, which encodes MARYIFITGGVVSSLGKGLMAASLGALLQARGFKVRIRKFDPYLNVDPGTMSPYQHGEVYVTDDGAETDLDLGHYERFTGVSARQADNITSGRVYQQIIAKERRGDYLGATVQVIPHVTDEIKNFALHDDDDHDFILCEIGGTVGDIESLPFIEAIRQLRNELGPDKTALIHVTLVPYISAAGELKTKPTQHSVRELTSLGVQPDVLLCRCEHELPENERRKIAQFCNVRPSAVIQALDAPSIYAVPLQYHREGLDDEVLKHFGIDAPQPDLTVWNDVVDRFANPEGEVTIGVVGKYVGLPDAYKSLNEALIHGGMKHRVKVHIKWIDAEMFEDEDADLAAKLEPLHAILVPGGFGERGSEGKIASVRFARERKVPFLGICLGMQMACIEGARNTAGVAAASSTEFGHTPEPVVGIITEWMSEEGLQQRDADTDLGGTMRLGAYDAKLSANSHVSRIYGGETTISERHRHRYEVNAAYIEQLERGGLVFSGMSPDGLLPEIVERPDHPWFIGVQYHPELKSKPFDPHPLFAGFIGAAVEQSRLV